A single genomic interval of Sulfurospirillum tamanense harbors:
- a CDS encoding energy-coupling factor ABC transporter ATP-binding protein, whose translation MQEPLYTITSLQKNHGYKPVLDIKDITLYRGEIIGLVGSNGSGKSTLLRHLAFLEKPDSGEVVYQGYTADALPLHVKREIGILLPEPYLLKRSVKENLLFGLRAHGIKKDETARLHEALDLVGLLPQKFLKRSWHELSSGETQRVAFAARLILRPKTLLLDEPTNSLDLSGIPVFTEAILHAHEAWKSTIIIASHDLDWLSSIATRKLGLHFGRMMEFSTTNLIVGKWHEEGESLVYRFNATESMALPKNWRIGEKRGVAINPRMIEIFSQEAPHRNTDKHICLKGTVREILHLTKSNEVSIKVAVGSQLIECIEPFEVFKTRPFYPSQSLQICFSQEAIKIPN comes from the coding sequence ATGCAAGAGCCCCTTTACACCATCACTTCTTTACAGAAAAACCACGGCTACAAACCCGTTCTTGACATCAAAGACATCACCCTTTATAGGGGCGAAATCATCGGTCTTGTGGGCTCCAATGGTAGCGGCAAAAGCACATTGCTGCGCCATCTTGCTTTTTTAGAAAAACCCGACAGCGGCGAAGTAGTTTATCAAGGCTACACAGCCGATGCCTTGCCTTTACATGTAAAGCGTGAAATTGGTATTTTGTTGCCTGAGCCTTATTTACTCAAACGCAGCGTGAAAGAGAATTTACTCTTTGGATTGCGGGCTCATGGCATCAAAAAAGACGAAACCGCGCGCCTTCACGAAGCATTGGATCTGGTAGGATTATTGCCCCAAAAGTTTCTCAAACGCTCGTGGCATGAACTCTCTAGCGGTGAAACACAACGGGTGGCCTTTGCTGCCAGACTCATCTTGCGCCCCAAAACACTGCTTTTGGATGAGCCTACCAATAGCCTAGATTTAAGCGGAATTCCCGTGTTTACTGAGGCGATTTTACATGCCCATGAAGCATGGAAAAGTACCATCATCATCGCTAGCCACGACCTTGACTGGCTCTCTTCCATTGCTACGCGAAAGCTGGGCTTGCATTTTGGGCGCATGATGGAGTTTTCTACCACCAATCTCATTGTGGGAAAATGGCACGAAGAGGGAGAATCTTTGGTCTACCGTTTTAACGCAACCGAGTCCATGGCTCTTCCTAAAAACTGGCGTATCGGTGAAAAGCGCGGTGTGGCTATCAACCCACGCATGATTGAAATTTTCTCCCAAGAAGCCCCACACCGCAACACAGACAAACACATTTGCTTAAAAGGCACCGTGCGAGAAATCCTTCATCTCACCAAAAGCAACGAAGTGTCGATTAAAGTAGCCGTAGGAAGTCAGCTCATCGAGTGCATCGAGCCCTTTGAAGTGTTTA
- the tupB gene encoding tungstate ABC transporter permease TupB has protein sequence MEFIAQGVVEAFWLLVSMDAETISAIDVTLRTSTISILLSIIIGFPLGFILGFFDFPLRKTFRLISDTLLATPTVVIGLLVYAFISYRGPLGEFGLLFTMEGIIIGQTILALPIVVSLTASAIEGMDRKLYYTLSSFGLTLSQMVFNVVWELRHALLAAAVTAYGRVIAEVGVAMMIGGNIKYHTRTITTAISLETSKGMFSMGIALGIVLIGIAFLVNLSLNFLRKNARQY, from the coding sequence ATGGAGTTTATCGCACAAGGGGTCGTGGAGGCGTTTTGGTTGTTGGTTTCTATGGACGCAGAAACTATTTCAGCCATCGATGTGACGTTGCGCACTTCTACTATTTCTATTTTACTGAGCATCATCATCGGCTTTCCCCTTGGGTTTATCTTGGGGTTTTTTGATTTTCCGTTGCGCAAAACCTTTCGTCTCATCTCCGACACCCTTCTTGCTACGCCTACTGTTGTCATCGGTCTTTTGGTTTACGCGTTTATCTCTTACCGCGGGCCATTGGGCGAATTTGGCTTGCTCTTTACGATGGAAGGCATCATCATCGGACAAACCATTCTTGCTTTACCCATTGTCGTTTCCCTCACCGCTTCGGCGATTGAGGGGATGGACCGCAAGCTCTATTACACCCTAAGTTCTTTTGGCCTCACCCTCTCCCAGATGGTCTTTAATGTGGTTTGGGAGTTGCGCCACGCCCTCTTGGCCGCCGCTGTTACCGCCTACGGACGGGTCATCGCCGAAGTGGGGGTTGCCATGATGATTGGGGGCAACATCAAATACCACACCCGCACCATCACCACGGCCATCTCCCTAGAAACCAGCAAAGGGATGTTTTCTATGGGCATCGCTCTTGGGATTGTGCTCATTGGCATTGCGTTTTTAGTGAATCTTTCTCTTAATTTTCTGCGCAAAAACGCAAGGCAATACTGA